The genome window CACGATGGTCATGCTTCTGATGCTGCCTCTAGACGTAGTCACACTCATAGGCCGAGAGTGGCTGCTTCCCGTGTCGCTGTGCTACGCCCACGAATTCTTGCTCGCCGTGACGCACCTACAGGGCGTGGTCATCTTAACCATCATCTGCATTGATCGTTACGTCATTATTGTGCATCGACAAGACCGCCTGACGCCTTCCACGGCCTGCTGGGTCATAGCTGGGTCGTGGGTGCTCAGTGCTTGTTTGGCATTGCCGCCAATGGTGGGTCTAGGCTCACACGTCGTTCCTCCTTTGCCCGTGGGTGTGACTCACTGCATCTGGAAGCCGTCGACACCCCCGTCTCCCGGCAATCTGTTTTATGGCTGTACTATGTTCATATTCGTGTACTTGCTCCCTATATTCATCATAGGTGCCTGTTTCGCCAGTATTCTCAGGAAGTTCCAGAAGGCGTCGGCGAAGGTGCATAACAACAAGGGAGACGCGACGCTGGACTACAACGGGATAGTGGAGTGTCCCCAAGAGAAGCACAACGACAACAACGAGGCCAAGTCCTCTTCATCCCGCCGAACGCTCGTCCCTCTGGACCTCCGCTACAAAACCCAGACTTTCACCACCATCTCGATGCTGTTCCTGGTGTTCGTGGCTTTTCGCTCTCCCTTGCACCTGGCCCAGCTGGTGAGTTTGTTCACCGAAGAGAATACGAGTTATCACAAGGCCTATGTCTGGCTGCTGTGGTGGGCTTACTTGCAACCGGCTGTAAATCCTGTCATATACACGATTCGGATCAAGACCATAAGAGAAGAACTGTTTGAATACTTCCCTTGCTTACTCCACGTAGTTTCGGGGCCAGCAAGTCGTGGCTACAGTCGTTCAGATCTAAAGGCAATCTACATGATACATGAACCACGATCGGGTGCGTCAAATTAATTCAGTTGTGACTGCTACTTTGCTCAGTAAGTGACTGCAGACATTAAGAGCTTATGTTTACTTATGTAGTTGAATGTCTCCACAGGCAAGCAAACCCTTTTGCGACTGTCACTCATAGGCCCAGTCGAAATATGGCTTGATAAATAATACTGAGCTGTGTTCAGAGTAATCCGTGCAATGTTTCTTTGTGTTTAAGGAGGTCACTCTTATAAGATATcagaaaggaaagggaaatattaCCTCTTGAAACAATACTTTTGGTAAACTGGACGTATAAATTATTACAGAGTAACCAAATGAAAGTTAGACATTATTTCCTTTGGAAGGATAAATATTAGAAAGAAACAACCAGTAACTTACTGtgctacataaaaaaaagtggTTGTGTGAAACTTTTACATTGGACGTAGCAATATAAATCTTGCTGAAATTTACTTTTTAGAAAAACTAACGATACAGTGTTGAAATGTGTGCCTCAAAGGTTTttcagatactgacataaatgaCAGACCTGACACAGAGTAATACTGCGAGAGACTGAAAGTTACGAATGTCAGCTAACACTTCTTTTGGAGGAGAACTTTATTCCAGGGGAATTTGTGAATTCTCCAGTTTAACCATGTGGCATGAAACTAT of Macrobrachium nipponense isolate FS-2020 chromosome 11, ASM1510439v2, whole genome shotgun sequence contains these proteins:
- the LOC135207853 gene encoding probable G-protein coupled receptor 45; its protein translation is MEDSDTNSPNNSWQAGMGTGEQVFLSLVGTVMAVVGGLGNGVVVALVCCSPAMRSAINLLLATLALTDTMVMLLMLPLDVVTLIGREWLLPVSLCYAHEFLLAVTHLQGVVILTIICIDRYVIIVHRQDRLTPSTACWVIAGSWVLSACLALPPMVGLGSHVVPPLPVGVTHCIWKPSTPPSPGNLFYGCTMFIFVYLLPIFIIGACFASILRKFQKASAKVHNNKGDATLDYNGIVECPQEKHNDNNEAKSSSSRRTLVPLDLRYKTQTFTTISMLFLVFVAFRSPLHLAQLVSLFTEENTSYHKAYVWLLWWAYLQPAVNPVIYTIRIKTIREELFEYFPCLLHVVSGPASRGYSRSDLKAIYMIHEPRSGASN